From Apium graveolens cultivar Ventura chromosome 9, ASM990537v1, whole genome shotgun sequence, the proteins below share one genomic window:
- the LOC141682554 gene encoding plant UBX domain-containing protein 1-like encodes MLIDSPSAYKRRRFTTMDPLEAESSKSKLLAAKEKFGRDVRVFETSIASQAQNEFANSDEPDDFYEFTPEDYYRILATKKQDKFLKTRKIRESEQAARRSRITKAVIRVRFPDNNTLEATFHPSETIQRLFDLLMKVLARPELPFYLYTTPPKKQIKDLSEDFYSAGFVPGAIVYFSENIPKGHDGTDESGPFLQDEVMSLKGLDLVGEQTGSVQPAEAMRESAVENPPATVQDQKPTEKKTVKPKWLKM; translated from the exons ATGTTAATTGATTCTCCATCTGCTTACAAACGAAGGAGGTTTACTACCATGGATCCATTAGAAGCAGAATCATCCAAG TCCAAGCTTTTAGCTGCGAAAGAGAAGTTTGGACGAGATGTCCGTGTGTTTGAAACGTCTATTGCCTCTCAAGCACAGAATGAATTTGCCAATAGTG ATGAGCCAGACGATTTCTATGAATTTACTCCAGAGGATTATTATCGCATATTGGCAACAAAAAAGCAAG ATAAGTTTCTAAAGACTCGAAAAATCCGGGAATCAGAACAGGCTGCTCGCAGATCGAGAATAACCAAG GCTGTAATTCGGGTTCGATTTCCAGATAATAACACATTAGAAGCTACATTCCATCCATCAGAGACCATTCAAAGGTTGTTCGATCTTCTGATGAAAGTTCTTGCTCGGCCAGAACTTCCATTTTATTTAT ATACCACCCCTCCTAAGAAGCAAATCAAGGATCTCTCTGAGGACTTCTACTCTGCTGGTTTTGTACCTGGTGCAATAGTCTACTTTTCAGAAAATATCCCAAAAG GTCACGATGGCACAGACGAATCAGGTCCTTTTCTTCAGGATGAAGTCATGTCGTTGAAAGGCTTGGACCTAGTAGGTGAACAAACAGGAAGTGTCCAACCTGCTGAGGCAATGAGAGAGTCTGCAGTAGAAAACCCTCCTGCAACTGTCCAAGATCAAAAGCCTACAGAAAAGAAGACGGTGAAACCAAAGTGGTTGAAAATGTAA
- the LOC141686962 gene encoding myb-related protein 315-like produces MGRQPCCDKVGLKRGPWSSEEDRKLINFILNNGIICWRTIPKLAGLSRCGKSCRLRWVNYLRPDLKRGMFTETEEDQIMQLHASLGNRWAKIASHFPGRTDNEIKNHWNTRIKKRLKPTEDEKKTQESIVSTVLEDHEQTSETALTETNAQNSNVIDGHVNLLDVELWLNQETIDTSGSYSTSFSLEDSSHPSMGESSYIQEDYLQHWVDSVDSMLSWEAVCFSGFRD; encoded by the exons ATGGGAAGGCAACCTTGCTGTGATAAAGTTGGATTGAAGAGAGGTCCATGGAGTAGTGAAGAAGATCGAAAGCTTATTAACTTCATACTCAACAACGGCATCATCTGCTGGCGAACAATTCCCAAGCTTGCAG GGTTGTCCAGGTGTGGAAAGAGTTGCAGATTGAGATGGGTTAATTATTTGAGGCCTGATCTCAAAAGAGGCATGTTTACCGAAACAGAAGAGGATCAGATAATGCAGCTCCATGCTAGTCTTGGTAACAG GTGGGCTAAGATTGCCTCTCATTTTCCTGGCCgaactgataatgaaattaagAACCACTGGAACACACGAATCAAGAAAAGGCTAAAACCAACTGAAGATGAAAAGAAAACACAAGAGAGCATTGTGAGTACAGTACTGGAAGATCATGAACAAACTTCGGAAACTGCATTGACAGAAACTAATGCCCAAAATTCCAATGTTATCGATGGACATGTAAATCTTTTAGATGTGGAGTTATGGTTAAACCAAGAAACAATAGACACCTCCGGTTCTTATAGCACTTCATTTTCTTTAGAAGATTCTTCGCATCCATCGATGGGAGAGTCTTCATATATTCAGGAAGATTATCTGCAGCACTGGGTTGATAGTGTGGATTCAATGCTTTCATGGGAAGCAGTCTGTTTTTCGGGTTTCCGTGATTAA
- the LOC141686930 gene encoding myb-related protein 315-like translates to MVRKPCCDKVGLKRGPWTSEEDGKLINFILNNGIVCWRTTPRLAGLLRCGKSCRLRWVNYLRPDLKRGMFSESEENQIIQLHALLGNRWAKIASHFPGRTDNEIKNHWNTRIKKRLKPVEDAKKTQENISSTVVKDQEQTSEITLTDNVQSVNVVNESVNILDDVELWLNQETIDTSSSYGTSFSLEDSVNPSMGESSNIQENYVQQWVDSADSMLSWDAFCDSIFYN, encoded by the exons ATGGTAAGGAAACCTTGCTGCGACAAAGTTGGCTTAAAGAGAGGTCCATGGACTAGTGAAGAAGATGGAAAACTCATCAACTTTATTCTCAACAATGGCATCGTCTGCTGGCGAACAACTCCCAGGCTTGCAG GATTGTTAAGATGTGGAAAGAGTTGCAGATTGAGATGGGTTAATTATTTGAGGCCTGATCTCAAAAGAGGCATGTTTTCGGAATCAGAAGAGAATCAGATTATACAACTCCATGCTCTTCTTGGTAACAG GTGGGCTAAGATTGCTTCTCATTTTCCTGGACGAActgataatgaaataaagaaCCATTGGAACACACGAATCAAGAAACGACTAAAACCCGTTGAAGATGCAAAGAAAACACAAGAGAATATCAGTAGTACAGTGGTAAAAGATCAAGAACAGACTTCAGAAATCACATTGACAGACAATGTCCAAAGTGTGAATGTTGTGAACGAATCCGTAAATATTTTAGACGACGTGGAGTTATGGTTAAACCAAGAAACAATAGACACCTCCAGCTCTTATGGCACTTCATTTTCTTTAGAAGATTCTGTGAATCCATCAATGGGAGAATCTTCAAACATTCAAGAAAATTATGTGCAACAATGGGTTGATAGTGCGGATTCAATGCTTTCATGGGATGCCTTCTGTGATTCGATTTTTTATAATTGA